A section of the Pediococcus inopinatus genome encodes:
- a CDS encoding YibE/F family protein → MNKIRPKYSVNWVTILLVLVLGGILCFLTQHDAQLYKAPVAQITHVTNQKRVSQVDNFHNHDYEQKQILTVKVLNGKDRGKVLRAQNTFSESKAMDQAFRGNQQVFLHIQKGSNGKLQATVTDLKRDTVIVFLSWLAISLLLLTMKFSGLMALLSVLLNGVLFFLAIKLDVMLQATNVLAIFSVLAFIFAGLTLFLVLGKTKQMLVTFGATVLGTVGSVLVTLLVLAVTHEKCLHFETMEYVTQNPETVFLAETILGSLGAVMDESTDIISSLFALHRETPSLTRWQLFLSGREIGKSIMGPLINVLFLIFMADTFGMMVLYLRNGNSWAYAFTMNMSLGMVQSLVSGIGIVLAIPAASWFASSILKRGDQL, encoded by the coding sequence GTGAATAAAATTCGACCCAAATATTCAGTGAATTGGGTGACGATTTTGTTAGTATTGGTACTTGGAGGAATTTTATGTTTCTTAACGCAGCATGATGCGCAATTGTATAAAGCACCGGTTGCCCAAATAACGCACGTGACAAACCAGAAACGTGTTTCTCAAGTAGATAACTTTCATAATCATGATTATGAGCAAAAACAGATTTTAACCGTGAAGGTGCTTAATGGCAAAGATCGGGGCAAGGTGTTACGCGCACAAAACACTTTTTCTGAGTCTAAAGCAATGGATCAGGCTTTTCGTGGCAATCAGCAGGTGTTTTTACACATTCAAAAAGGATCAAACGGAAAATTACAAGCAACGGTTACGGATTTAAAACGGGATACAGTGATTGTATTTTTAAGTTGGCTAGCAATTAGTTTGTTATTGTTAACGATGAAATTTAGTGGCTTGATGGCATTGCTGAGCGTTTTATTGAATGGTGTGCTGTTCTTTTTGGCCATTAAATTGGATGTCATGTTGCAGGCAACTAATGTCCTAGCAATTTTTAGTGTTTTAGCTTTTATCTTTGCCGGACTCACTTTATTTTTAGTACTTGGCAAAACAAAGCAAATGCTTGTGACATTTGGTGCTACGGTGTTAGGCACGGTAGGATCAGTCCTGGTCACTTTGTTAGTGTTAGCCGTGACGCATGAAAAGTGTCTTCATTTTGAGACGATGGAGTATGTTACCCAGAATCCGGAAACGGTTTTCTTAGCAGAAACTATTTTAGGATCTCTAGGGGCTGTGATGGATGAATCCACGGATATTATTTCCAGTTTATTTGCCCTTCACCGAGAGACACCAAGCCTGACCAGATGGCAATTGTTTCTATCGGGCAGAGAAATTGGCAAATCGATTATGGGACCATTAATCAATGTGTTGTTTCTTATTTTTATGGCCGACACATTTGGGATGATGGTCTTGTACTTGCGTAACGGTAATAGCTGGGCATATGCATTTACAATGAATATGTCGTTAGGAATGGTTCAAAGCTTGGTGAGTGGAATTGGGATCGTATTGGCAATTCCTGCCGCCAGTTGGTTTGCCAGCAGTATCTTAAAAAGAGGTGACCAACTGTGA
- a CDS encoding LTA synthase family protein: MKRFIAKINTRMGFFFLLVFLFWLKTLLAYFADFSLGVTGVFQWFILLINPLATTFFLFGLALYVKKAKIFYPLILLIDIGNTLLLYLNVIYYREFTDFMTVNTMLGYSKVNQGLSGSSLALTEPHDLLFWLDIVIILVLMLMRKIKWDKNSLPKRLGFQVTSLSVLLFGFNLMFAEIDRPQLITRTFDRSYIVKYLGIDPFTIYDGAKTEQTSKMRSSATKSELKNVEKYVKGHYANSNKKYYGIAKGKNVIVIHLESFQQFLIDDKVEGQTVTPFLNSLYHSKSTYSFSNFFNQVGQGKTSDAENMLETGTFGLPQGSLFAQLGNDQTFQAAPAILKQQQGYSSAVFHGNVASFWNRNNVYKNMGYQYFFSASYYDTSGDKATGYGLKDKLLFKDSIKYLQALQQPFYAKYITVSNHFPYDLDSEDSSFKVPDTGNTSVNNYFKTANYLDQSVKEFFTFLKKSGLYDNSVIILYGDHYGISDSANKDLAKTFSQDPSHFTSYGKDPVDNWTDWDNTQLQRVPFMIHIPGVKNGGIQKQYGGEIDVLPTLLHLLGINSKPYMQFGTDLFSSEHDQVVAFRNQDFITPNYTSIGGTIYNNSTGQVVTPTGALKKQVAKAQTAVNKQLNMSDALNEKNLLRFYTPKGFKKVNSTAYNYSNGLEKELAIQKKLGLKSTSMYSKNRDRSLEDLYKTDAPEATHSKSKNNRIEITNPDSTSGN; encoded by the coding sequence ATGAAACGGTTTATTGCAAAAATTAACACCAGAATGGGGTTTTTCTTTCTATTAGTCTTTCTTTTCTGGCTAAAAACACTCCTCGCTTATTTCGCTGATTTTTCTCTTGGGGTAACTGGTGTTTTTCAGTGGTTTATTCTTTTAATTAATCCGTTGGCAACCACCTTTTTCCTATTCGGGTTAGCGCTTTACGTAAAAAAAGCAAAAATTTTCTACCCATTAATCTTATTGATCGATATCGGTAATACACTGTTACTCTATTTGAACGTCATCTACTATCGTGAATTTACAGATTTTATGACGGTTAACACCATGTTAGGTTACTCCAAAGTTAACCAAGGACTAAGTGGTAGTTCCCTAGCCTTAACTGAACCACACGATTTATTGTTTTGGCTCGATATTGTCATCATTTTAGTTTTAATGCTCATGCGCAAAATCAAGTGGGACAAAAATAGTTTACCTAAGCGGTTAGGCTTTCAAGTAACTTCATTATCTGTTTTGCTTTTTGGCTTTAACCTGATGTTTGCCGAAATTGATCGGCCTCAGTTGATCACCAGAACCTTTGATCGTTCTTACATCGTTAAATATTTAGGGATTGATCCATTCACAATTTACGATGGTGCTAAAACTGAACAAACGAGTAAGATGCGTTCTAGTGCCACCAAAAGTGAATTAAAAAACGTTGAAAAGTACGTTAAAGGACACTACGCAAATTCCAACAAGAAGTATTACGGAATTGCTAAAGGTAAAAATGTCATCGTGATTCATCTGGAAAGTTTCCAACAATTCTTGATTGATGATAAGGTTGAAGGCCAGACGGTAACCCCATTTTTAAACAGTCTTTATCACAGCAAGAGTACCTATTCGTTTTCTAATTTCTTTAACCAAGTTGGCCAAGGGAAAACCAGTGATGCTGAAAATATGCTTGAAACTGGTACATTCGGTTTACCCCAAGGTTCCTTATTTGCCCAGCTTGGAAATGATCAGACTTTCCAAGCGGCGCCGGCCATTTTAAAACAGCAACAAGGTTACTCGTCTGCCGTTTTCCATGGCAACGTAGCTAGTTTCTGGAACCGAAATAATGTTTACAAAAATATGGGTTATCAGTACTTCTTCTCAGCTAGTTACTATGATACTTCTGGTGACAAGGCCACTGGTTACGGCCTAAAGGATAAGTTACTGTTTAAGGATTCCATCAAGTATCTGCAAGCTTTACAGCAGCCTTTCTATGCCAAATATATTACAGTTTCTAACCATTTTCCTTATGATCTAGATTCAGAAGATTCAAGTTTTAAAGTTCCTGACACTGGAAATACTTCTGTGAACAACTACTTTAAAACAGCTAATTACCTTGACCAGTCAGTCAAAGAATTCTTCACTTTCTTAAAAAAATCAGGCCTATACGATAATTCCGTCATCATTTTATACGGGGATCATTATGGGATTTCTGATTCTGCAAATAAAGATCTAGCGAAAACATTTAGTCAGGACCCAAGTCATTTCACTTCGTATGGCAAAGACCCTGTTGATAACTGGACTGATTGGGATAATACCCAGTTACAAAGAGTGCCGTTTATGATTCATATTCCAGGAGTTAAAAACGGTGGCATTCAGAAACAATATGGTGGCGAAATTGATGTCTTACCTACCTTATTGCATTTGTTGGGAATTAACTCAAAACCTTACATGCAGTTTGGGACTGATCTCTTCTCTTCAGAACATGATCAAGTTGTCGCGTTCCGTAATCAAGATTTCATTACCCCAAACTATACATCGATTGGTGGTACCATTTACAACAACTCAACTGGCCAAGTCGTCACGCCAACTGGTGCTTTAAAAAAACAAGTTGCCAAGGCTCAAACGGCAGTCAATAAACAGCTTAATATGTCTGATGCTTTGAACGAGAAAAATTTACTCCGTTTCTATACACCTAAAGGCTTTAAAAAGGTTAATTCGACAGCCTATAATTATTCAAACGGTTTAGAAAAAGAACTCGCTATCCAAAAGAAATTAGGCTTAAAGTCCACGTCGATGTACTCTAAAAACCGAGATCGTTCCCTTGAGGATCTATATAAAACTGATGCTCCGGAAGCAACGCATTCAAAGTCAAAGAATAATCGAATTGAAATCACAAATCCAGATTCCACTTCAGGAAACTAA
- a CDS encoding ISL3 family transposase: MCYDLITKQNRKEEKQMSLTNSILSLFEMTDPNITVTGVTKKRCPNGQRIHVVHANLSYQLVKCPHCGHKSLIKNGTHVSHLRLGTLSGGRYEMQLRRQRYQCQHCLKTCGAKTNLVRRNETFTHNVKHQVIVLARDMLTSKEIAKICGISPSSVQRILNANIHLAYRVKQLPPNLCFDEFRSCNHLMSFNCCDAVSHRRIVTLEDRLSKDIIDYFEARYSVQERAKVQTITIDMNAEYASFIHRLFPNAVTIIDRFHIIQLAGRALDNVRTRIIRTFQDKHSRIYRILKSQWRLFHLAEEKINDTKLIYLRGINEYMTQQNAIDLALDEFPEFKTVYQTYQGILTAIHQKNATGFKNLITNYQVAGNQMDVTISTFVKNGSAVLNSCRYPYSNGPIEGLNRKIKVLKRSCFGFRNIHNFFIRISLIHE, encoded by the coding sequence TTGTGCTACGATTTAATCACCAAACAAAATCGAAAAGAGGAAAAACAGATGTCCCTAACTAATTCTATCTTAAGCTTGTTTGAAATGACAGACCCAAATATAACCGTAACTGGTGTTACCAAGAAACGTTGCCCGAATGGACAACGAATTCATGTCGTTCACGCCAACCTTTCTTATCAGCTTGTGAAATGTCCCCATTGTGGCCATAAAAGTCTAATTAAAAACGGTACCCACGTTAGTCATCTAAGGTTGGGAACCTTATCAGGCGGACGTTATGAAATGCAGCTAAGAAGACAAAGATATCAATGCCAACATTGTTTAAAAACCTGTGGAGCTAAAACTAACCTCGTTAGACGTAATGAAACTTTTACCCACAATGTTAAACATCAGGTCATTGTGCTAGCTCGTGACATGCTGACCAGTAAAGAAATCGCTAAAATTTGTGGCATTTCACCAAGTAGTGTGCAACGTATTTTAAATGCAAATATTCACTTGGCTTACCGTGTTAAGCAACTTCCACCAAATCTTTGTTTCGATGAATTTCGTTCCTGTAATCATCTAATGTCCTTTAACTGTTGCGATGCCGTTAGTCATCGCCGCATTGTGACCCTCGAAGATCGTCTCAGTAAGGATATCATTGATTACTTTGAAGCTCGTTATTCAGTTCAAGAACGTGCGAAAGTTCAAACAATTACTATTGATATGAACGCCGAATATGCCAGCTTTATTCATCGTTTATTCCCGAACGCTGTCACGATTATTGACCGTTTCCACATTATTCAGCTTGCTGGTCGTGCACTAGACAATGTACGTACACGCATTATCCGTACTTTTCAAGATAAGCATTCACGCATTTACCGCATCCTTAAATCTCAATGGCGTTTATTTCATTTGGCAGAAGAGAAAATCAATGACACTAAGCTTATCTATTTACGAGGCATTAACGAGTATATGACCCAACAGAACGCCATCGACCTTGCCTTAGATGAATTTCCAGAATTCAAAACTGTGTATCAAACTTATCAAGGCATTCTAACTGCTATCCACCAAAAGAATGCCACGGGATTTAAAAATTTGATTACCAACTACCAAGTAGCTGGTAATCAAATGGACGTCACCATTTCAACCTTCGTTAAGAACGGCTCAGCAGTGCTCAACAGTTGTCGTTATCCGTATTCTAACGGTCCTATTGAAGGACTTAATCGCAAAATCAAGGTATTAAAGCGTAGCTGTTTTGGTTTTCGAAATATTCATAACTTCTTCATTCGTATCAGTTTAATTCATGAGTAA
- the trxA gene encoding thioredoxin, whose amino-acid sequence MAVTLTSYNIDKETDQGLTIVDFWAPWCGPCKMMEPVLDQLETEYTGKIKFAKLNVDHQQEIAEQYKIMSIPALVLFRDGKAVEKVTGYYPKDKLTKYLDSKVETR is encoded by the coding sequence TTGGCTGTAACACTTACAAGCTATAATATTGATAAAGAGACAGACCAAGGCCTGACCATTGTTGATTTTTGGGCTCCTTGGTGTGGCCCTTGTAAAATGATGGAACCTGTTTTGGATCAGCTCGAAACTGAGTATACTGGAAAAATTAAATTTGCAAAATTAAACGTCGATCATCAACAAGAAATTGCTGAGCAGTATAAGATCATGAGTATTCCGGCCCTGGTCTTATTTCGAGACGGGAAAGCTGTTGAAAAAGTGACAGGCTATTATCCAAAAGACAAATTAACGAAATATCTGGATTCCAAAGTAGAGACAAGGTGA
- a CDS encoding MMPL family transporter produces MSKTKKLKIASLITWAVLLVGLIVLLPNSLTWNNRYSQQLPTDTSTNKKQQRTSATIVYTNPNGSLTSKQKKAIQDTQEKLQANKKFLGIQTIESANDSNASHRLNSADKSTELTILHFKNKQSQFHILIPQVYSLVHTPGVTTYVTGNDVLQVARAQAIQTATKIMIGICCVLMLISIGLIFRSVIAPLITLLLSGITYLTSLSVAASAAHFFNAPYTAQTDLIMAFISFGILPIVIAVFYHSYSNHFETLQSADPLYKRSWLPSLITIVPLIITGSALLLAKNETLSSLWIIGVSLGLGWLIFYTLMPALTEFLEDLFFWPGSARKLSTTVNFWHFNTTLGNKHAILTLVGIFIVICAGLFIKTRPLNWSSSTDTPFSSQAKTGANVVSSHYPTGKLSPITISLTNQSAITTTQDLAVINQLTQKLKPVPNVAAVFSVVQPAGTPLSSLYVNQQLKLITSQLSAANLNLTKTQTSLKNSQKQLKSLKLSSTLKTLSESLTNLDAIGSQSSQVSEQASDLASDITTIEDQQTTLTNLLNSRSLSQGSKNTRQVLTSLKTHNRNPLSDLKTLHRNIKVISSNNSVIADNISQVEDDQQTVNDDFQDAETAIENTKTALSKDSKNVEIAQQNLAADNSYLTGLSKSGIVSTLYMTAADLKTAPMKNALNQFNLNKNKTTTISIVLNKEPSSNSGVKTLKQLKTTTNSTLQGTSLSKSNLAYSGETVSVTNQKQALKHDVTHLLPWLIGFLIIYLLAISQSLFAIYASGTLLVAFGGSFRLINLLSTSLLKESLLADVPMLAGILFTYVNLALIIPIILRTARSSTTQYLNAMNSFDKILGFIGLLSLIPLLALGFTQLLSFIQIALVLFVAEVIWLFLFPLGISAALHVTYDKV; encoded by the coding sequence ATGTCAAAGACAAAAAAACTTAAAATTGCCAGTCTGATCACGTGGGCCGTTCTTCTGGTTGGCTTGATCGTCTTACTTCCCAATTCACTGACTTGGAACAATCGTTACAGTCAGCAATTGCCTACCGACACAAGCACAAATAAGAAGCAGCAACGAACCTCGGCGACCATTGTTTATACAAATCCTAATGGTTCACTGACAAGTAAACAAAAAAAGGCTATCCAAGATACTCAAGAAAAATTACAAGCAAACAAAAAATTTCTGGGCATCCAAACCATTGAGTCTGCTAACGATTCGAATGCATCCCATCGTTTAAATTCGGCAGATAAGTCAACCGAACTAACCATTCTTCATTTCAAAAATAAACAATCTCAGTTTCATATTCTCATTCCCCAAGTCTATAGTTTGGTTCATACACCCGGTGTTACGACCTACGTAACTGGAAATGATGTCCTCCAGGTTGCAAGAGCTCAGGCCATTCAGACGGCCACAAAAATTATGATTGGTATTTGTTGTGTACTGATGCTAATTTCAATAGGACTCATTTTTCGATCAGTGATCGCCCCATTAATCACGCTGTTACTCTCTGGAATTACCTACCTAACCAGTCTTTCCGTTGCAGCAAGTGCAGCTCATTTTTTTAATGCACCCTACACTGCTCAAACCGATTTGATTATGGCATTTATCAGCTTTGGCATCTTGCCAATTGTTATTGCTGTTTTCTATCACTCTTACAGTAATCATTTTGAGACTCTTCAATCTGCTGATCCACTTTACAAACGGTCGTGGCTACCTTCGCTGATCACAATTGTTCCTTTAATCATCACTGGATCCGCTTTACTTTTAGCAAAGAACGAAACCCTTAGTTCGTTGTGGATTATTGGCGTTTCTTTGGGCTTAGGCTGGCTAATTTTTTACACTTTAATGCCTGCTTTAACCGAGTTTTTGGAAGATTTATTTTTCTGGCCCGGTTCCGCAAGAAAGCTATCCACTACAGTGAATTTTTGGCACTTCAATACCACTCTAGGAAATAAACATGCTATTTTAACCTTAGTTGGTATTTTTATTGTTATTTGTGCGGGTCTTTTCATAAAAACTCGGCCGCTTAACTGGTCTTCTTCGACAGACACGCCGTTTTCAAGCCAAGCTAAGACAGGCGCAAATGTTGTTTCCAGTCATTATCCGACCGGAAAGCTTTCACCAATCACCATTTCGCTAACCAATCAATCTGCAATAACCACAACTCAGGATCTAGCGGTGATTAATCAGTTGACCCAAAAGTTAAAACCCGTACCAAACGTGGCAGCTGTTTTCTCTGTAGTGCAACCTGCCGGAACACCGTTATCCAGTTTATACGTGAATCAACAACTTAAACTCATTACCAGCCAGCTTTCGGCGGCCAACTTGAACTTAACTAAAACACAAACGTCACTTAAAAATTCTCAAAAACAATTAAAATCCTTAAAACTTAGTTCCACTTTAAAGACCTTATCAGAAAGTCTCACCAATTTAGATGCCATCGGATCTCAAAGCTCACAGGTATCCGAACAAGCAAGTGACTTGGCTAGTGATATTACCACGATTGAAGACCAACAAACCACATTGACTAATTTGCTTAACTCACGAAGCCTATCACAGGGATCAAAAAACACGCGACAAGTTTTGACTTCTTTAAAAACACATAATAGAAATCCATTAAGTGATCTTAAAACATTGCATCGCAACATCAAAGTGATCAGTTCCAACAACTCGGTCATTGCTGATAATATCAGTCAAGTTGAAGATGACCAACAAACCGTTAATGATGATTTTCAAGATGCTGAAACGGCCATTGAAAATACTAAGACTGCCCTATCAAAGGATAGTAAGAACGTAGAAATTGCCCAACAAAACTTGGCTGCTGATAATAGTTACCTAACTGGCTTAAGCAAATCTGGTATTGTTAGCACCCTGTACATGACGGCAGCAGACTTAAAAACGGCCCCAATGAAAAATGCATTAAATCAATTTAATCTAAATAAGAACAAAACAACAACCATCTCAATTGTTTTAAATAAAGAACCTTCTTCCAATTCTGGCGTAAAAACACTTAAACAATTAAAAACAACCACGAATTCGACCTTGCAAGGAACGTCGTTATCAAAAAGCAACTTAGCCTATTCTGGTGAGACTGTTTCAGTTACCAATCAAAAACAAGCTCTTAAACATGATGTTACTCATCTGTTACCTTGGCTAATTGGTTTTCTGATCATTTATTTATTGGCTATTTCACAGTCTTTGTTTGCTATTTATGCGAGTGGTACTTTATTAGTCGCCTTTGGAGGAAGCTTTAGATTAATCAATCTATTATCGACTAGTCTTTTAAAAGAATCTTTATTAGCGGATGTTCCCATGCTTGCTGGAATTCTTTTTACCTATGTCAATTTAGCTTTGATCATTCCAATTATTTTACGAACGGCTCGTTCCTCAACCACGCAATATTTAAATGCCATGAATAGTTTTGATAAAATTCTTGGTTTTATTGGCCTATTAAGCTTAATTCCATTGCTTGCACTTGGTTTTACGCAACTACTTTCGTTCATTCAAATTGCACTGGTACTTTTCGTTGCAGAGGTTATTTGGCTGTTCTTATTTCCACTTGGTATTTCGGCTGCCCTGCATGTAACTTACGATAAAGTGTGA
- a CDS encoding YibE/F family protein: MSTISALILILFVLMLIVGGGQGLKSFLSLTINFAVIFMTVVLIGLNFPIMWVTLLNATIILAVTIYLGDDDPLTTETAFYGSVLVMVIIVILIIPVEHWATVQGFGNENTEDLEGLSLLVGIKFLDVSIATTILSSLGAIAEAAIAISAGLGEILAQKPELEAKQLFKDGMAIGKQIIGTTFNTLFFGFFGGFLGLFIWFERLNYTFGELLNNKIFVSELLMILISFIGVILTIPITTWVIRLKVGHQKRAHQ, translated from the coding sequence GTGAGTACCATTTCAGCTTTAATTTTGATCTTATTTGTTCTCATGCTCATTGTTGGTGGTGGCCAAGGCTTAAAATCATTTTTGAGTTTAACAATTAATTTTGCAGTTATTTTTATGACTGTCGTCTTGATCGGGCTGAATTTTCCGATCATGTGGGTTACGCTTTTAAACGCCACAATTATTTTAGCCGTGACAATTTATTTGGGGGATGATGATCCATTGACAACCGAAACAGCGTTTTACGGGTCTGTCTTGGTGATGGTTATCATTGTGATTCTTATTATTCCGGTTGAACACTGGGCCACGGTTCAAGGGTTTGGTAATGAAAATACCGAAGACCTGGAAGGCTTATCACTATTGGTGGGCATTAAATTCTTAGATGTCAGTATTGCAACCACCATTCTAAGTAGTTTAGGGGCAATCGCAGAAGCAGCAATTGCTATTTCTGCGGGGTTAGGAGAAATTTTGGCACAGAAGCCAGAATTAGAAGCTAAGCAGCTCTTTAAAGATGGCATGGCCATTGGCAAACAAATTATTGGAACAACCTTCAATACGCTATTTTTTGGATTCTTTGGAGGCTTTTTAGGATTGTTCATTTGGTTTGAACGGTTGAATTATACGTTTGGTGAGCTTTTAAATAATAAAATATTTGTCTCAGAGCTTTTAATGATTTTAATTTCGTTTATTGGGGTTATCTTGACAATCCCGATTACTACGTGGGTGATTCGCTTAAAAGTGGGTCATCAAAAACGCGCCCATCAATAA
- a CDS encoding magnesium transporter CorA family protein has translation MITEKKINKQHTWVAINEPTQVEKEKLIHHYQVTDEMIGYAIDPNERARIETDRDANIFLLIFDVLSKDITASGSTEPIGIMLVNDYVLTFTRSSTEFVNTVFARHLNNALLHSKEEVAPLTIIFRTLYELSVQYFDAVNNINRQRQQIQKSMTHRISRKSISDMLGLETSLVYYLTSLRSNNALLTSMNRMQEIQMTTGQHEQLEDVIVESQQGEEMAQLATDIIERVANANSNVLDSDLNNTMKFLTVFSIVLAVPSIVFGFFGQNVLVPFSHSIIGWELTILITVILILIVLLILNLNNFFKK, from the coding sequence ATGATTACTGAAAAAAAGATCAATAAACAACACACTTGGGTTGCAATTAATGAACCAACTCAGGTAGAAAAAGAAAAATTAATTCACCACTACCAGGTAACTGATGAAATGATTGGTTACGCAATTGATCCAAATGAAAGAGCCCGCATCGAAACCGATCGTGACGCAAATATTTTTTTGCTTATTTTCGATGTTCTTTCTAAAGATATTACTGCCAGTGGGAGTACAGAGCCTATCGGGATCATGTTAGTTAATGATTATGTTTTAACTTTTACTCGATCTTCTACAGAATTTGTTAATACGGTTTTTGCCCGTCATCTCAACAACGCCTTACTTCATAGTAAAGAAGAAGTTGCGCCATTAACCATCATTTTCCGGACCCTCTATGAGCTTTCGGTTCAGTATTTTGACGCTGTAAATAACATTAATCGGCAACGGCAACAAATTCAAAAATCGATGACTCATCGCATTTCACGAAAATCTATTTCTGACATGTTGGGTTTAGAAACTAGTTTAGTTTATTATTTAACCTCTCTAAGATCTAATAATGCCCTTTTAACCAGTATGAACCGGATGCAAGAAATTCAGATGACCACTGGCCAACATGAACAACTAGAAGATGTCATTGTTGAATCACAACAAGGCGAGGAAATGGCGCAGTTAGCGACCGACATTATTGAACGGGTCGCAAACGCCAATTCAAATGTTCTCGATAGCGATTTAAATAATACCATGAAATTTTTAACTGTCTTTTCAATTGTGTTGGCAGTTCCTTCAATCGTTTTTGGCTTTTTTGGTCAAAACGTCCTTGTTCCTTTTAGTCACTCCATCATTGGCTGGGAACTCACCATTTTAATCACTGTGATCCTCATTTTGATTGTCCTGCTCATTTTGAATTTGAATAACTTTTTCAAAAAATAA
- a CDS encoding GNAT family N-acetyltransferase — protein sequence MGDQMDIKSAFGNNGTVYEDGMKIRKAVFIEEQNIDAALEQDENESRCRYYVGYVNQEPVTTARVMQTDEGTLVQRVCTLKAYRHQGLSSQIFQAIEQDAKAKEIKQVWLFAQDHAQKFYLNNGFTVVGDQVMEAGIPHHKMVKEI from the coding sequence ATGGGTGATCAAATGGATATAAAGTCAGCGTTTGGAAATAACGGAACCGTTTATGAAGATGGGATGAAAATAAGAAAGGCCGTTTTTATTGAAGAACAAAATATTGATGCTGCGTTAGAACAAGACGAAAATGAAAGTCGGTGTCGATACTACGTCGGCTATGTAAATCAGGAGCCAGTCACGACGGCTAGAGTCATGCAAACAGATGAAGGAACCCTAGTTCAGCGGGTGTGTACCTTGAAAGCTTATCGCCACCAAGGATTGTCTTCGCAAATTTTTCAAGCTATTGAACAAGATGCAAAAGCAAAGGAAATTAAGCAGGTCTGGCTATTTGCGCAAGATCACGCCCAAAAGTTTTATTTAAATAACGGATTTACAGTGGTTGGGGATCAAGTTATGGAAGCTGGAATTCCGCACCACAAAATGGTCAAAGAAATTTAA
- a CDS encoding TerC family protein: protein MQIISKLYGPFFDLHNWETVLTSSSDWMIILSLIMIECLLSVDNAVVLATQTQALTNLKEREKSLFYGLWGAYIFRFLVIGIGTYLIHIWEIKIAGALYLLYMVYRYFAPKTKKTSKTPQKSIKKKRHISLFWSVVIQIEMMDIIFSVDSVLASLAISSNPVVVLIGGMIGILCMRGIAEVIMNVMRKIPELETMAYVLIAIIGVKLFVSIPMIGWEIPSGIFALIVVFAVLITLVIHYFRVRKAR from the coding sequence GTGCAAATAATTTCAAAATTATATGGTCCCTTTTTTGATCTACATAATTGGGAAACCGTCTTAACATCCAGTAGTGATTGGATGATTATTTTATCGTTAATTATGATTGAATGTCTATTGTCCGTTGATAATGCCGTTGTGCTTGCAACACAAACGCAGGCCTTAACAAACTTAAAAGAACGAGAAAAATCTTTGTTTTATGGACTTTGGGGAGCGTATATTTTTCGTTTTCTAGTAATTGGAATTGGGACGTATCTAATTCATATCTGGGAGATTAAAATTGCTGGGGCCCTGTACTTACTGTACATGGTTTATCGTTATTTTGCGCCTAAAACGAAAAAAACGAGCAAAACACCACAAAAATCAATCAAAAAGAAACGTCACATATCGTTATTTTGGTCCGTTGTTATTCAGATTGAAATGATGGATATCATTTTCTCAGTGGATTCTGTTTTAGCGTCCCTGGCGATTTCGTCCAATCCAGTTGTAGTACTAATTGGTGGAATGATCGGAATTTTATGTATGCGGGGAATTGCCGAAGTGATCATGAATGTGATGCGTAAAATCCCAGAATTGGAAACAATGGCCTATGTGTTAATTGCAATTATTGGTGTGAAACTGTTTGTGTCCATTCCAATGATTGGTTGGGAAATTCCATCTGGCATATTTGCGCTGATTGTGGTTTTTGCGGTATTGATTACATTGGTTATTCATTACTTTAGAGTTCGTAAAGCACGGTAA